In Balaenoptera musculus isolate JJ_BM4_2016_0621 chromosome 17, mBalMus1.pri.v3, whole genome shotgun sequence, a genomic segment contains:
- the LY6K gene encoding lymphocyte antigen 6K — translation MTGLLALLLVMSLPWVETNVTVSGRQNVLRCHVCEEENSFDCERPTDCKADTPYCTSVAVRIFPRFFYVSKQCVKYCGITSPPPQMAKSFVLVKPMPFLFMACCKQNLCNNQKPIIKENIEDRYKEGGGEDGSSGQGSRGSSAGLVTFLTLASGLLGLRLP, via the exons ATGACGGGCCTCCTTGCTTTGCTGCTGGTCATGAGCCTGCCGTGGGTGGAGACCAATGTCACCGTGTCTGGAAGGCAAA ACGTACTGAGGTGTCACGTTTGCGAGGAGGAGAACAGTTTCGATTGTGAAAGACCAACGGACTGTAAAGCGGACACTCCGTATTGTACTTCTGTTGCCGTGA GAATATTTCCACGGTTCTTCTATGTCTCCAAGCAGTGCGTAAAGTATTGTGGGATAACCAGTCCGCCTCCGCAGATGGCCAAGTCGTTCGTGCTCGTAAAGCCCATGCCCTTCCTGTTCATGGCGTGCTGTAAGCAGAACCTGTGCAACAACCAGAAACCAATcatcaaagaaaacatagaagatagATACAaagaggggggcggggaggacggCAGCAGCGGGCAGGGCAGCAGGGGCAGCAGTGCGGGGCTGGTGACTTTCCTGACACTGGcctctgggctcctgggcctcAGGCTGCCGTGA